In a single window of the Arachis hypogaea cultivar Tifrunner chromosome 6, arahy.Tifrunner.gnm2.J5K5, whole genome shotgun sequence genome:
- the LOC140173667 gene encoding uncharacterized protein, with the protein MATIAEALSRLTLSPPTTQNVQQASTSNGLHSQPQPNPKGSINAITLRSGTKLDEIDIVPTNLSEEIHNEEMGDDVEVMKDEEKNIAQGEEEPLKVKEPKRKNPLEEPMPIPFPTLAKKAKKQEEPDPNMVEIFKNVEVTVPLFQAIQQLPKYAKFLKDVCTHKDKIGKLNKRLVDDSTSSLILEKCNDPSPCLVTCLIGGMKFMDFDIQGLLFPVDLHILVTPPIDSDKPSSILLGRPFFKTSCFKLDAHSGIYSFEADGKVVKFTLEESKKPVLEAYSIFGCDIIENQVIAVSKEQEE; encoded by the exons ATGGCTACTATTGCCGAAGCTCTCTCCCGTTTGACTCTTTCTCCTCCGACTACACAAAATGTCCAACAAGCCTCAACTTCTAACGGTCTAcactctcaacctcaaccaaatccTAAGGGAAGCATCAATGCTATCACCCTTAGGAGTGGCACCAAGTTGGATGAAATTGATATTGTGCCTACAAATTTGAGTGAGGAAATCCACAATGAAGAGATGGGAGATGATGTGGAAGTGATGAAGGATGAGGAGAAAAATATTGCACAAGGTGAGGAGGAGCCACTCAAGGTCAAGGAGCCAAAACGAAAGAATCCGCTTGAAGAGCCTATGCCAATTCCATTTCCAACTTTGGCTAAAAAGGCTAAGAAGCAAGAAGAACCTGACCCCAACATGGTGGAAATTTTTAAGAATGTTGAAGTCACCGTCCCTCTCTTTCAAGCCATTCAACAACTGCCCAAATATGCCAAGTTCCTCAAAGATGTTTGCACACATAAGGACAAGATTGGCAAGCTCAACAAAAGGCTGGTAGATGATTCTACTTCTTCTCTAATTCTTGAAAAATGCAATGATCCCAGTCCGTGTTTGGTTACTTGTTTGATTGGTGGAATGAAGTTCATGGATT TTGACATCCAAGGATTACTTTTCCCGGTGGATTTGCACATCTTGGTGACCCCTCCCAttgactcagacaagccatcatctaTACTCCTTGGAAGGCCATTTTTTAAGACATCCTGTTTTAAACTGGATGCACATTCGGGAATCTATTCTTTTGAGGCTGATGGCAAGGTGGTAAAATTCACTTTGGAGGAGTCCAAGAAACCCGTTCTCGAAGCCTATTCTATCTTTGGGTGCGATATAATTGAAAATCAAGTGATTGCGGTTAGCAAGGAGCAAGAAGAATAG